One window of the Saccopteryx bilineata isolate mSacBil1 chromosome 2, mSacBil1_pri_phased_curated, whole genome shotgun sequence genome contains the following:
- the LRCOL1 gene encoding leucine-rich colipase-like protein 1 → MAHAGHWLLLFCVLLQSMVVKEEVLLAPRKGTGKACEDHWECQSHCCVTSSIKLQQTCRPRTLFMECVFWRKPNGYKCSNHLECRSRCCVTNSKSPLTFCTPKMMMFQCLPWGKPNWDYCSGHSECQSQCCIRLTKVTAPRCVARSGFLAQCLPPDPVSLSLGSSHLRAFALAVVSADAPLECTTSPSEIVIKSHFLNGTSLIT, encoded by the exons ATGGCGCATGCCGGGCACTGGTTGCTGCTGTTCTGTGTGCTGCTCCAGTCCATGGTGGTGAAAGAGGAGGTCCTGCTTGCACCCCGCAAG GGGACTGGGAAGGCCTGTGAAGATCACTGGGAGTGTCAGAGCCACTGCTGCGTCACCAGCAGCATAAAACTGCAGCAGACCTGCAGGCCCCGGACCCTCTTCATGGAGTGCGTGTTCTGGCGGAAG CCCAATGGCTATAAATGCTCGAACCACCTGGAGTGCCGCAGCAGGTGCTGTGTCACCAACAGCAAGAGCCCACTCACGTTCTGCACGCCCAAGATGATGATGTTCCAGTGCCTGCCGTGGGGCAAG CCCAATTGGGACTACTGCTCAGGCCACAGTGAGTGCCAGAGCCAGTGTTGCATCCGCCTGACCAAGGTCACCGCCCCGCGCTGCGTGGCCCGCAGCGGGTTCCTGGCGCAGTGCCTGCCCCCG gATCCTGTCTCATTGTCTCTTGGATCTTCCCATCTCCGGGCCTTTGCACTAGCTGTTGTCTCTGCCGATGCTCCCCTGGAATGCACCACCTCCCCCTCTGAAATCGTCATCAAATCTCACTTTCTTAACGGGACCTCCTTGATCACCTAG
- the P2RX2 gene encoding P2X purinoceptor 2 isoform X3 produces MAATEPKPPAGAAAARRLARGCWSAFWDYETPKVIVVKNRRLGVVYRAVQLLILLYFVWYVFIVQKSYQDRETGPESSVITKVKGITSSEHKVWDVEEYVKPPEGGSVFSIITRIEVTPSQTLGTCPESVRVTNATCNSDDDCVAGQLDMLGNGVRTGRCVPYYHGDAKTCEVSGWCPVEDGASVSQFLGKMAPNFTILIKNSIHYPKFQFSKGNIENRKDSYLKHCTFHEVSHLYCPIFRLGFIVEQAGENFTELAHKGGVIGAIINWDCDLDLSASNCNPKYSFRRLDPKHVPASSGYNFRFAKYYKINGSTTRTLIKAYGIRIDVIVHGQAGKFSLIPTIINVATALTSIGVGSFLCDWILLTFMNKNKVYSHKKFDK; encoded by the exons ATGGCCGCCACAGAGCCCAAGCCCCCGGCGGGTGCGGCCGCGGCCCGGCGCCTGGCCCGGGGTTGCTGGTCGGCCTTCTGGGACTACGAGACGCCCAAGGTGATCGTGGTGAAGAACCGGCGCCTGGGCGTCGTGTACCGCGCGGTGCAACTGCTCATCCTGCTCTACTTCGTGTG gtacGTGTTCATCGTGCAGAAGAGCTACCAGGACCGGGAAACGGGCCCCGAGAGCTCCGTTATCACCAAAGTCAAGGGCATCACCTCGTCGGAGCACAAAGTGTGGGACGTGGAGGAGTACGTCAAGCCCCCCGAG GGAGGCAGCGTGTTTAGCATTATCACCAGGATCGAGGTCACCCCCTCCCAGACCCTGGGAACCTGTCCCGAG AGTGTGAGGGTCACTAACGCCACTTGTAACTCCGATGATGACTGTGTGGCTGGGCAGCTGGACATGCTTGGAAATG GTGTGCGGACCGGGCGCTGCGTACCATATTACCATGGGGACGCCAAGACCTGCGAGGTGTCGGGCTGGTGCCCAGTGGAAGATGGGGCCTCGGTCAG CCAATTTCTTGGTAAGATGGCCCCCAATTTCACCATCCTCATCAAGAACAGCATTCACTACCCCAAATTCCAGTTCTCCAA GGGCAACATCGAGAACCGAAAGGACAGCTACCTGAAACACTGCACCTTCCATGAGGTGTCCCACCTGTACTGCCCCATTTTCAGGCTGGGCTTCATCGTGGAGCAGGCGGGAGAGAACTTCACCGAGCTGGCACACAAG GGAGGTGTCATTGGGGCCATTATCAACTGGGACTGTGACCTGGACCTGTCAGCGTCAAACTGCAACCCCAAGTACTCCTTCCGGAGACTCGACCCCAAGCATGTCCCAGCCTCATCCGGCTACAACTTCAG GTTTGCCAAGTATTACAAGATCAATGGCAGCACCACCCGCACACTCATCAAGGCTTATGGGATCCGCATCGATGTCATCGTGCATGGACAG GCAGGCAAGTTCAGTCTGATTCCCACCATCATTAATGTGGCCACAGCACTGACCTCCATTGGGGTG